GTCTTCAAACTGGACTACCAACGCAGCCGCGAGCGGGACGCGTTCAACAACCCCAGCGATGGTGCGGCGGCTCTGTTCAGCGTGGCGACCTATTTCTGATCGCGCAAGACGGAGCTCTCACCGTCTGAGTATCGGCGGCTCAGACGGCGCCGGGCACGCGCGAGCGCGATCCACATCGTACCCCATGTCGCTCAGCAGGCACGACACCTGCGACTCGAGCCCGAGCAAGTATTGGCGCTCTTCCTCGCTCATCATCTGTCGGGGCGGACCCACGTCGAACCCCCGCACGGCGACCGCCGTCTTAAAGCCCTCCGGGAAGTTGGTTCCCAGCAGCATCAGGTTGATGAGGTCGAGAATGCGGTACTGGATCTCGCGTCCCCTCGGCACGTTCGCGGCGACGGCGAGGTCGTAGAGCTCCGTGATGACCTCCGGGATGATGCCCGATGTAGCGATGGTTCCCCCGCAGGCTCCCATCAGCACGGACGGAAACAGAATCTCTTCGCATCCGACGAGAACGACGTAGTCGGGACGATGCTTCCGCAGCCGGTGCATCGTGTTTTCGAGCCGAGGCAGGTCGCGGCTGGAGTCTTTCGTGCCGAAGATGCGCTCGAACTCCAGGAGCTCCTCCATCATCTTCAGCGGGATGTCCTGCGTGAACTGCGGGATGTTGTAGAGCAGGATGTCCAGCGGAGACTGGCGCGCGACTTCGGCGAAGTACTCGAACAGGCTCCGTTCCGATATCTTGTAGTAGTACGGCGCGACGAGCGAGATGGCGTCGACGCCCAGTTTGGCGTAGAACTCGGTCATCCTCAGCACGTCGCGGAGGTTCGCCTCGCTGGCTCCGGCGAGCACGGGAACCCGCCCCCGGTTCACCGAGCATACGAGCCGGACGACGTCCTGACGTTCCTCCCACGAGAGCCGGACGAACTCGCCCGTGCTGCCGTTCGGGTAGAGCCCGTGGATGCCCGACTCGATAAGCCAGTCGATGTAGCGCTCCATCTCGGAGTAGTTGATCCGCTGCTCGGCGTCGAAGATGATGATGTTCGGGCAGAAGATGCCCTTGAACCGAGCGCGGCTGCCTGCTGATGCTGGAACAGGCTTCGCGGGTACCACGTGCGGAGCTGGAGCGGGCTGTGCCGCTTCGCGCCGCACGAGTTCGACGCCCCGCGCCCGCAGATAGTCGATCGCCATCGGCGTCAGCTTCGCACGCGGCGCGACTTCGAGCGTCGAGTCGCCCTTGAGGCTGGTCTCGAGCATCTGGACGGTGATCACCGGTTCGTCGATTCGCATCGTACCTCGCCTTCGAATGGGTGCTCCGCGCGGCGGCGCGCTCACCGATGCGGCAGGCGCTCCTCGAGCGCGCCGTACGGGTGCGGGATCATGTGAACCCCGGCGA
The sequence above is a segment of the Candidatus Poribacteria bacterium genome. Coding sequences within it:
- a CDS encoding dihydrodipicolinate synthase family protein gives rise to the protein MRIDEPVITVQMLETSLKGDSTLEVAPRAKLTPMAIDYLRARGVELVRREAAQPAPAPHVVPAKPVPASAGSRARFKGIFCPNIIIFDAEQRINYSEMERYIDWLIESGIHGLYPNGSTGEFVRLSWEERQDVVRLVCSVNRGRVPVLAGASEANLRDVLRMTEFYAKLGVDAISLVAPYYYKISERSLFEYFAEVARQSPLDILLYNIPQFTQDIPLKMMEELLEFERIFGTKDSSRDLPRLENTMHRLRKHRPDYVVLVGCEEILFPSVLMGACGGTIATSGIIPEVITELYDLAVAANVPRGREIQYRILDLINLMLLGTNFPEGFKTAVAVRGFDVGPPRQMMSEEERQYLLGLESQVSCLLSDMGYDVDRARACPAPSEPPILRR